A window of Methylomonas sp. 11b genomic DNA:
GACGAATCCAGGAAATTTAGCGGTTATCAAGCCGGCCCTATTTGTCACTGGTATCCCGTTCGGGCTGAGCTCATCGAAGCCCTAGCGGGTGTGCCCTTCGACAGGGCAAAGGGTACTTAAGGGCCGGGTTGATAATATGCGACTGGCAATTAGGTAATTCTTCTATTACCGAACCAAAAGTTTATAGGTTTGCTCCACCATTTTAGTTAAGCCACGCTCCTTAAAGTGCAGCTCGGTCGCTAAAGCATCGTCGCTGGTCAGCAATTCGACTTCACACCAGTGGCTGTATAAACGCTCAACTTCATCGGCTTGTACGCTAAACGGCGGCCCAGGCATTTCGTGCTGGGGATAATCGAACGCTATCAGCAACATTTGCACGTTGGTCGGCAAGAGAGAGGACAGTTTCATGACGTAATCGATGCGCATATCCGGCGGCAAGGCCACCAGCGCCGCCCTATCGTACACCGCGTCAAACTCGCCGACGTCGGCAGTTTGCAATGCAAAAAAATCTCCGCAGAAAATCTGCAAGCCGTCCACCTCGCTGACCCAAAAATCGCCTTGGCGCCGCACGGTCGGCTGCAAATTGTTATCGGCGAAAAACGACTCGACAGCCAGCGGGCTTAATTCCACACCCACCACCTGATAACCCATGGCCAATAGCCAGAGCAAATCTTTACTCTTACCGCACAGAGGCACAAACACCCGCGCTTTATCTGGGATAGACAAGCGCGGCCAATGCGTTTGAAGAATGGGGTTGAACTCATGCTTATGAAAACCAATTTGGTTCTGCTGCCAACGCTGATGCCAGAAATCATGATCCATAGCCTGCCCTCTCATTTGATTTTGCACGAACAGCCATTCTATTTGACTTGCCGGTTTGCTGCTCGGCATTATTAGTAGCGAAAAAGCGTATTTTTCGGCAATGGCGAAGCTGATAGCAATCAGCCCTTCATGTCCGCTGGCGCTGCTTGTCGATACTGAGTTTCGTATAGCGTTTCACCGGTTAAAAAGCCACCTTGACCCGCCAATACCTTGGTCGCCAGCCATTCGGATTTATTCGTGGACGTTATTAACTCGCCCTTAATAACTATAAGCCGACGCAAGAACCCATGGACGTAGATCTAACAAATCGTGATACATTTCGATGCGTCGCGCGGTCAGGCGAACCGGAGCCGTTGCGAACGTTTCTTCTGCATTGGCAGGATAAGAAAAACCGGTTCAGCACACGCTGCCGAGCAAGTCATGCCGGCTTAACTCAGCAGTAGACAATTTTTAACCCATCACAAGGAATTTTTATGGAACGTCGCGATTTTATTCGATTGAGTGCCGCCGGTGCGGCGATTAGCGCCATTGCGCCAAGCCTGGCCCAAGCCGCGGAAGCCGGTAAACAACCTACACCGCCGGGCGATGTGTTTTACACCAAGGATGCGCAAGGCCGCTGGGCCGGCAAAGCCGCGACGCACCTGCCGGTAATTGAAGTCGTTAAAGCCGACGGCAAAGCCACCGTCAAAATCACGACGCCGCACGAAATGAAAGGCTATGAACATTACATTATCAAACATGTACTGCTGGATAAAGACTACAAATTCCTGAACGAGCGGATGTTTGATCCCAGCAAAGATCCGGCAGCCATTTCCGAATTCAGTCTGGCGGGATACTCAGGCACGGTCTACGCATTAAGCCAGTGCAACAAGCACGATCTTTGGTTGAGCAGCGCCGAAGTCTAAAAAGTTCACCAGCGATGACAGGGAAGTTATCGCGAATTTCCGGCTGATAGCACTATTTGCCTATCCTATTCACTAAGCGGTTGTCATCTGCAAATTGGGACGATTAAATATCCGCTAATTTAATCGCCTTCAAAAAACCATGCGCCCCGATCAGGCCATCAACCTCAACCCTATCGCCGATTTCCTGCACGCGCCGGTAGCCATCGATGTAGCCGGCGCCAGCCCGAGCAATCGCCCCTTGCTGACTCGCGGATTAGGCTGCCGGGTTTTGGATGAAGGCCGGCAATTATGCGTTTTCGTGTCGCAGCCTAGGTCCAAGGCTTTACTTGATACGTTGCAAATTGGCTCGCGGATCGCGGCGGTATTTTGTTTACCGTCCACCGAACAAGCGATCCAAATTAAAGGTTTAATTACCGACATCAGACCTTTGACCGCCGCGGAACAAGAAACGCTATCCGCCTGCCAACACGGCTTTGCCGCCGCAATAGCCTGTCTGGGTTATAGCGCCGAGTTCAGCGCCAATTATCGATATGCCGCGGATTGCGTGTCCTTAATCATCACGCCCCACGACATTTACGAACAAACGCCTGGCCCGTTAGCCGGCAGCCGCCTGAGTCGACCCGTTTCATGAGCCCGACGCTAGAAACATTACGCCCTTGTTTTGAAGGCGCGATACCGGCGGCGCTGGCCACTTGCGCGACTGACGGCACCCCCAACGTGGCATATTTGTCTCAAGTGCAATATGTCGATGCCACGCATCTGGCGCTGACTTTTCAATTTTTTAATAAAACCCGCGCCAACATCCTGGCAAATCCCCATGCCAGCTTGTGCGTGACCGATCCATTCACGGCCACCAGTTACCGGCTGGCAATCCGGTATTTACGCACCGAAACAGCCGGCCCCTTGTTCGAAGTCATGCGCGCGAAGCTATCGGGTATCGCCGCACACACCGGGATGACCGAGGTGTTTCGCTTACTGGGCGCGGATGTTTATCAGGTACTGAACATAGAACTGCTGGTTGGGCCGACGCCGCTACCGGCACCGCCCAGGCCCAAGCTGCTGCCGTTCTTACGCCGAGCGACCGCGCAACTCAATCGCTGTGTCGATCTGGACAGCCTGCTCGGCGCGACGCTAAACACGCTGACCGAGGATTTCGGGATCGCTCACGTCATGCTATTGCTGCACGACGAAACCCGCGCCTGTCTGTATACCGTCGCCAGCAGCGGTTACGACGTCGCCGGGATAGGTTCGGAAATTGCGCTGGGCCACGGCGTGATCGGCATTGCCGCTCGCGAGCGCACCGCGATCCGGATCGCCCACATGACTCAGGAATACGGCTACGGCAAGGCAGTGCGCGAACAAATGGAGCGTATCGGCCTAACCGGCCAGTTGGAAACGGCCATCCCGATGCCGGGCATCGCTGAAAGTCGCAGCCAAATGGCGATTCCATTGCTTTTGGCTCAACGGCTGTTGGGGGTAATTTATGTCGAAAGCCCTGAAGACCTGGCTTTTGGCTATGACGAGGAAGATGCGCTGACAGTACTGGCCGACCATTTGGCCGCGTCGATGCAAGTTCTCGCGGGCGCAGAGTCATGCCTTGATGCGGACGTGGCTATCGACTCGCCGCCGCCTACGGTGCCGCAAGATTCGCTATTGCAAGTTCGCCATTTTCCGCGCGATCACAGCGTGTTTGTGGACGATTCATATCTGATCAAAGGCGTGGCCGGCGCGATTCTGTGGCACTTGCTGCGGTGCCATCAAGAAACCGGCCGCAGCCAATTCAGCAACCGGGAGTTGCGTTTACAAGCTGAGTTGGGCTTGCCTGAGATCGCGGATAATCTGGAGACCCGCCTGGTCTTGTTAAAACGCCGATTGGATGAACGCCAATGCGGTATTCGCCTGAAAAAGACCGGTCGCGGACAGTTCTGCCTCCAGGTGGATAATCGCTTGTCCTTGGATGAAGCCAGTTAATTGCTTTACGCCCAGCCGCCGTAACATAGCTACCCCGGCATTAGCGAATTAGTGATTTTTTAAGATTTCATGCCGGTTTTCTTAACAGTGTTCGGTCGGTTTTCTAGCTAAACTGGCGCCGTTTTCAATTTCACAGATAATAATTTTATGGCAATCAACTTTATCCGCATCGCCGTGGTTTACGCGATCATTGGTATAGGCATCGGCATTTACATGGCTGCCAGCCATTCTTTTCTACAACGCGACACTCACGCGCACGCCAATCTGCTGGGCTGGGTGTCCTTGGCACTATCGGGACTGATCTACCAAGTCTTCCCGGCCCTGGGCAACCATGTTCTAGCCAAAGCGCATTTCTGGCTGCATAACCTCGGCTTGCCTGTCACCATCGTCGGGATAGCATTGTTGTACGATGGCAACCCGGCCGTAGGCGAACCGCTGGCCGGCATCGGTTCCAGCGTGGTTGCTTTGGGATTTCTGGCCTTGCTGTTCAATGTATTTAGAACACCGCTATCGGATCAGGTTTAAGTACGAGTAATCCTCGCTGTTATCGATGTCCAGTTCCGCTTCCGGCAACGGGATTTTTACCAAGTGGCTATCGAGCTTAGCCAATAGCGACTTGGCCCCGCGATCGCCAGTCAAGCTTGCGAGCTGTTGAAAAAATTCGGCCGGAAACACGGCCGGCACGCCAAACGACTCCGCGTACTGACTCGCCACAATACTTTCCGTCGCCTGCTGCCAAGCCCGCAGCAGGTTTTGCAGATGCGCGGCGTTAATCAGGGGTTGATCGCACAGCATCAATAACACCGCGCCGGCCGTGGCCGGCAAGGCTTCG
This region includes:
- a CDS encoding thiopurine S-methyltransferase, whose translation is MDHDFWHQRWQQNQIGFHKHEFNPILQTHWPRLSIPDKARVFVPLCGKSKDLLWLLAMGYQVVGVELSPLAVESFFADNNLQPTVRRQGDFWVSEVDGLQIFCGDFFALQTADVGEFDAVYDRAALVALPPDMRIDYVMKLSSLLPTNVQMLLIAFDYPQHEMPGPPFSVQADEVERLYSHWCEVELLTSDDALATELHFKERGLTKMVEQTYKLLVR
- a CDS encoding desulfoferrodoxin family protein, which produces MERRDFIRLSAAGAAISAIAPSLAQAAEAGKQPTPPGDVFYTKDAQGRWAGKAATHLPVIEVVKADGKATVKITTPHEMKGYEHYIIKHVLLDKDYKFLNERMFDPSKDPAAISEFSLAGYSGTVYALSQCNKHDLWLSSAEV
- a CDS encoding GAF domain-containing protein — translated: MSPTLETLRPCFEGAIPAALATCATDGTPNVAYLSQVQYVDATHLALTFQFFNKTRANILANPHASLCVTDPFTATSYRLAIRYLRTETAGPLFEVMRAKLSGIAAHTGMTEVFRLLGADVYQVLNIELLVGPTPLPAPPRPKLLPFLRRATAQLNRCVDLDSLLGATLNTLTEDFGIAHVMLLLHDETRACLYTVASSGYDVAGIGSEIALGHGVIGIAARERTAIRIAHMTQEYGYGKAVREQMERIGLTGQLETAIPMPGIAESRSQMAIPLLLAQRLLGVIYVESPEDLAFGYDEEDALTVLADHLAASMQVLAGAESCLDADVAIDSPPPTVPQDSLLQVRHFPRDHSVFVDDSYLIKGVAGAILWHLLRCHQETGRSQFSNRELRLQAELGLPEIADNLETRLVLLKRRLDERQCGIRLKKTGRGQFCLQVDNRLSLDEAS
- a CDS encoding nucleotidyltransferase family protein, which encodes MNAAIDHVYAVILAAGASSRMGSPKQLLIWQDRPLLAHALANAQSVLAERIVVVLGANAEAITTAIDLNGVSVVLNPDWADGMAGSIRAGIEALPATAGAVLLMLCDQPLINAAHLQNLLRAWQQATESIVASQYAESFGVPAVFPAEFFQQLASLTGDRGAKSLLAKLDSHLVKIPLPEAELDIDNSEDYSYLNLIR